A window of Halobellus sp. LT62 contains these coding sequences:
- a CDS encoding lipoyl domain-containing protein, with product MSEHDDRVAVTVGEWPDDVESDEGVVVNWFVGEGVAVEDSESLCEVQIEKVSLDVYAPVAGTLTEILRGEDAEFERGETLGWITPDGMEGEDA from the coding sequence ATGAGCGAGCACGACGACCGCGTGGCGGTGACCGTCGGGGAGTGGCCGGACGACGTCGAGAGCGACGAGGGCGTCGTCGTGAACTGGTTCGTCGGCGAGGGCGTCGCCGTCGAGGACTCTGAGAGCCTCTGTGAGGTGCAGATCGAGAAGGTCAGTCTGGACGTGTACGCGCCGGTCGCGGGAACGCTGACGGAAATCCTTCGCGGCGAAGACGCCGAGTTCGAGCGCGGGGAGACTCTCGGGTGGATTACTCCGGACGGAATGGAGGGTGAAGACGCGTGA
- a CDS encoding alpha-ketoacid dehydrogenase subunit beta: MSEAESTRELTMSRAMVSAIAHEMRENDEVFYMGEDVADYGGIFDSTQGLREEFGYDRVMDVPISETAYLGAAVGAAQVGMRPIAELMFVDFFGVAMDQIYNQMAKNTYMSGGTVSVPMVLTAAVGGTYNDAAQHSQTLYGTFAHIPGLKVVVPSTAYEAKGLMHNAIRDDDPVLYMFHKRLMGIGWMPAPEGPKTPVPETDYTIPFGKADVKREGDDVTVVTLGLHVHRALEAAETLDSDGVSAEVIDLRSLVPLDTDTIVESVEKTGNLVVVDEDYRSFGVTGEVVASVADEALGALERVERVAVPDVPIPYSRPLENEIIPSTEDIVSAIERAQ; this comes from the coding sequence ATGTCAGAAGCCGAGTCGACCCGCGAGCTGACAATGAGTCGAGCGATGGTTTCGGCCATCGCTCACGAGATGCGCGAGAACGACGAGGTGTTCTATATGGGCGAGGACGTCGCCGATTACGGCGGCATCTTCGATTCGACGCAGGGGCTCCGCGAGGAGTTCGGCTACGACCGTGTGATGGACGTACCTATCAGCGAGACCGCCTATCTGGGCGCGGCGGTCGGGGCCGCGCAGGTCGGCATGCGCCCAATCGCCGAGTTGATGTTCGTCGATTTCTTCGGCGTCGCGATGGATCAGATCTACAACCAGATGGCCAAGAACACGTATATGAGCGGCGGGACCGTGTCGGTTCCGATGGTCCTCACCGCCGCGGTCGGCGGGACGTACAACGACGCCGCCCAGCACTCACAGACCCTCTACGGGACGTTCGCGCATATCCCGGGACTGAAAGTCGTCGTTCCGTCGACGGCCTACGAGGCGAAAGGGTTGATGCATAACGCCATCCGCGACGACGATCCCGTGCTGTATATGTTCCACAAGCGGCTGATGGGCATCGGGTGGATGCCCGCCCCGGAGGGACCGAAAACCCCGGTCCCGGAGACTGATTACACGATCCCGTTCGGCAAAGCCGACGTGAAACGCGAGGGCGACGACGTGACGGTCGTCACGCTCGGGTTACACGTACACAGAGCGCTCGAAGCCGCCGAAACGCTCGATTCCGACGGCGTCAGTGCGGAGGTGATCGACCTCCGATCCTTGGTGCCGCTCGATACCGATACCATCGTCGAATCGGTCGAGAAAACCGGGAATCTCGTCGTCGTCGACGAGGATTACCGCTCCTTCGGCGTGACAGGAGAGGTCGTCGCGAGCGTCGCCGACGAGGCGCTCGGCGCGCTCGAACGCGTCGAACGGGTTGCGGTCCCGGACGTTCCGATTCCCTACTCACGACCGCTGGAAAACGAGATCATCCCGAGCACCGAGGACATCGTGAGTGCGATCGAACGGGCCCAGTAA